One genomic region from Thermoleptolyngbya sichuanensis A183 encodes:
- the folK gene encoding 2-amino-4-hydroxy-6-hydroxymethyldihydropteridine diphosphokinase: protein MIDEFELPNAVRAAIALGSNLGDSIAIVESAIEAIARVPGVQLIERSHLYKTAPVGPPQPDYINACVLVYTLLPPDTLLSALLEIERQFGRVRRERWGPRLLDLDLLLYGNRMVNTPTLQLPHPRMRDRAFVLWPLAEIAPDWVEPVTLKTMKALRDQIDGSGIQIIITLGLNG from the coding sequence ATGATTGATGAATTTGAGCTGCCGAATGCGGTGCGGGCGGCGATCGCCCTTGGCAGCAACCTGGGTGATTCGATCGCGATTGTCGAGTCGGCCATTGAGGCGATCGCCCGCGTTCCCGGTGTGCAGCTCATCGAGCGATCGCACCTATACAAAACTGCCCCCGTTGGCCCGCCCCAGCCAGACTATATCAACGCCTGCGTGCTGGTCTATACGCTGCTGCCGCCAGACACGCTGCTGAGCGCGCTGCTCGAAATTGAGCGTCAGTTTGGGCGAGTGCGGCGAGAGCGCTGGGGCCCCCGGCTGCTAGATCTTGATCTGCTGCTCTACGGCAACCGCATGGTCAACACGCCCACCCTGCAACTGCCCCATCCCCGGATGCGCGATCGCGCCTTCGTGCTGTGGCCCCTGGCGGAAATCGCGCCCGACTGGGTGGAACCCGTCACCCTCAAAACCATGAAGGCCCTGCGCGACCAGATTGATGGCTCCGGCATCCAAATCATCATCACCTTAGGGCTGAACGGATGA
- a CDS encoding 2Fe-2S iron-sulfur cluster-binding protein yields MSVEVHFLPDNVTVQADPGEPLLEVAERAGVMIPTGCLMGSCHACEVEVNGDESVCACISAVPAGATQLTINLYVDPTW; encoded by the coding sequence ATGAGTGTAGAAGTTCACTTTTTGCCCGACAATGTGACGGTGCAGGCAGACCCCGGCGAGCCGCTGCTGGAGGTGGCGGAACGGGCGGGTGTGATGATTCCTACAGGCTGTTTGATGGGGTCTTGTCATGCTTGCGAAGTGGAGGTGAATGGCGACGAGTCCGTGTGCGCTTGCATTAGTGCAGTTCCCGCTGGGGCGACCCAGCTCACCATCAACCTCTACGTGGATCCCACCTGGTAA
- a CDS encoding methyltransferase domain-containing protein produces MLSPEALDKIRQQFDHAPYPRVPLEQSPKDDPNSLFKHSLVTAYYRRYGRVIDPQDRLILDAGCGSGYKCLMLAEANPGAKIVGMDLSEKSVEMTQQRLAHHGFDQVECYAGLIEDLPNLGIQFDYINCDEVLYLLPDPLTGLQAMRSALKPDGILRVNLHSAYQRRRYYQAQALFRMLGLMDDNPTDLEVGLVHETMNALQDHVVLKTTTWHPIYDQQPEGVLVDHLLVGDKGYTIPDLFGLLREAGLELVSMVNWLHWDLRDLFQNPHALPEPWDQLVPNCSIEDQLYFYELLNPVHRLLDAWCGVATEAEPPDSPPDRTVQNWALSDWQRATLHLHPQLRTERVRQALLAACQASQPFEISRHLSQVSPTPVVLSSSQALSLLPLWDGPHSIAAIAHQYQRFHPVQLPSLEPMTPDAALGQAVELIKRLERCLFVLVEL; encoded by the coding sequence ATGCTCTCCCCCGAAGCCCTGGACAAAATCCGCCAGCAATTTGACCATGCGCCCTATCCCCGTGTGCCGCTGGAGCAGTCGCCCAAGGACGATCCAAACTCTCTGTTCAAACACAGCCTGGTGACGGCCTACTACCGTCGCTATGGTCGCGTCATCGACCCACAAGATCGATTGATTTTGGACGCGGGCTGCGGCAGTGGTTACAAGTGCCTGATGCTGGCGGAGGCCAATCCGGGCGCAAAGATTGTCGGCATGGACTTGTCGGAAAAATCCGTAGAGATGACTCAGCAACGGCTGGCGCATCACGGGTTTGATCAGGTAGAGTGCTACGCCGGCCTGATCGAAGACTTGCCCAACCTGGGGATACAGTTCGACTACATCAACTGCGATGAGGTGCTGTATCTGCTGCCCGACCCGCTGACAGGCTTGCAGGCAATGCGATCGGCGCTAAAACCTGACGGCATCTTGCGGGTAAACCTGCACAGCGCCTATCAGCGCCGCCGCTACTATCAGGCGCAAGCCCTGTTTCGGATGCTGGGGCTGATGGACGACAATCCAACGGATTTGGAGGTGGGCCTGGTGCATGAAACCATGAACGCCCTCCAGGATCACGTCGTGCTGAAAACCACCACCTGGCACCCAATTTATGATCAGCAGCCAGAGGGTGTGCTGGTGGATCACCTGCTGGTGGGCGACAAGGGTTACACGATTCCCGATTTGTTTGGGCTGCTGCGCGAGGCGGGGTTGGAGCTGGTCAGCATGGTGAACTGGCTGCACTGGGATTTGCGCGACCTGTTCCAAAATCCTCATGCGCTGCCAGAGCCGTGGGATCAACTGGTGCCCAATTGCTCGATCGAAGACCAGCTTTATTTCTACGAACTGCTGAATCCGGTGCATCGCCTGCTGGATGCCTGGTGCGGCGTTGCCACCGAAGCGGAACCGCCCGACTCGCCCCCAGACCGGACAGTTCAAAACTGGGCGCTGAGCGACTGGCAGCGGGCGACTCTGCACCTGCATCCCCAACTCCGCACCGAGCGAGTGCGTCAGGCACTATTGGCGGCGTGTCAGGCTTCTCAGCCGTTTGAAATAAGTCGCCACCTCAGCCAGGTTTCGCCAACGCCCGTGGTGCTGAGCAGCAGTCAGGCACTCTCGCTGCTGCCGCTGTGGGACGGGCCGCACTCCATCGCGGCGATCGCCCATCAGTATCAGCGCTTCCACCCCGTCCAACTGCCCAGCCTGGAACCGATGACCCCGGATGCTGCCTTGGGGCAAGCGGTTGAACTGATCAAGCGGCTGGAGCGGTGTTTGTTTGTCCTAGTTGAGCTTTAG
- a CDS encoding class I SAM-dependent methyltransferase encodes MSSSTLDQLRAQFDNAPYPRIPLDQSPLADYDMQFVHSMVTPYYLRYRRAVDTVGKVILDAGCGTGYKAHLLAIANPGATIIGVDLSEASVKLARQRLDYHQIPNTEFYTLLIEDLPSLGMHFDYINCDETLYLVPDPLAALQAMTSVLKPDGILRVNLHSALQRHAFYRAQELFRAIGLMKPETSQSEAVQVVINTMKALKPDVVLKQHAWKPEYERPESDGSILANHLLVGDKGFTIPDVFDLLGAANLEFLSMVNWRHWQVPDLFKDGDDLPALWGMSLMTADPPAQLRMYELLHPVNRLMDFWCVRADADPPGIPVDAWDDEAWQEARVHLHPVLRAAPIREAAIAQIAASQPFELTRYIDLPAMGPVLLTALETACLLPLWEGAQTVAALAQRWQQIQPTDWATLEPLSENTAFARVQNLLNRLDAFLYVLTELDS; translated from the coding sequence ATGTCCTCTTCTACCCTCGACCAGCTCCGCGCCCAGTTCGACAACGCGCCCTATCCCCGGATTCCGCTCGACCAGTCACCCCTGGCGGACTATGACATGCAGTTTGTGCATAGCATGGTCACGCCCTACTATCTGCGCTATCGGCGAGCAGTGGATACCGTAGGCAAGGTGATCCTGGACGCGGGCTGTGGGACGGGCTATAAGGCGCATCTGCTGGCGATCGCCAATCCCGGTGCCACGATCATCGGCGTTGACCTGTCGGAAGCGTCGGTCAAGCTGGCGCGGCAGCGGCTCGACTATCACCAAATTCCCAACACCGAGTTCTATACGCTGCTGATCGAAGACTTGCCCAGCCTGGGGATGCACTTTGACTACATCAACTGCGATGAGACGCTGTATCTCGTGCCCGATCCGCTGGCAGCATTACAGGCCATGACCAGCGTTCTCAAGCCCGACGGCATCCTGCGGGTCAATCTGCACAGTGCCCTCCAGCGCCATGCGTTTTATCGAGCGCAGGAACTCTTTCGGGCGATCGGGCTGATGAAGCCGGAAACCTCCCAGAGCGAAGCCGTGCAGGTGGTGATCAACACGATGAAAGCCCTAAAGCCAGACGTAGTGCTAAAGCAGCACGCCTGGAAGCCTGAATATGAACGGCCCGAAAGCGACGGCAGCATTTTGGCGAATCATCTGCTGGTGGGCGACAAAGGCTTCACGATTCCCGACGTGTTTGACCTGCTGGGCGCGGCTAATCTGGAATTTCTCAGCATGGTGAACTGGCGACACTGGCAAGTGCCCGACCTGTTTAAGGACGGCGACGACCTGCCCGCGCTATGGGGCATGAGCCTGATGACCGCCGATCCGCCAGCGCAATTACGTATGTATGAACTGCTACATCCGGTCAATCGCCTGATGGATTTTTGGTGTGTGCGGGCGGATGCGGACCCACCGGGGATTCCTGTCGATGCCTGGGATGATGAAGCATGGCAGGAGGCAAGGGTGCATCTGCATCCGGTGTTGCGGGCTGCGCCGATCCGAGAAGCGGCGATCGCCCAGATTGCAGCCAGCCAACCCTTCGAGCTAACCCGCTACATCGACCTGCCTGCAATGGGCCCCGTCTTGCTGACGGCCCTAGAAACCGCCTGCCTGCTGCCCCTCTGGGAGGGCGCTCAGACCGTGGCAGCCCTAGCCCAGCGCTGGCAACAGATCCAGCCCACAGACTGGGCAACGCTGGAGCCACTCAGTGAGAACACGGCATTTGCCAGGGTACAAAATTTGTTGAACCGACTCGATGCGTTTTTATACGTACTCACTGAGTTAGATTCCTGA
- a CDS encoding 5-formyltetrahydrofolate cyclo-ligase encodes MTGPPADPNAHPPAVEWGDRHPAKAHLRMQVWQTLKDSGAALRNPVCHIPHFVGADAAAAQLAALPGWQQARVVKCNPDRPQAPVRLRALQDGKRLYMAVPRLTRRQCFVELDPADLQQRGIPLKQVAAMRQALIHGRLVRFEEMQPIDLVVVGSVAATAAGGRTGKGAGFADLELAMLQQFNLLKPDTQIVTTIHALQLVDAAQLPVEPHDWPLDWVITPEGAIATRHTFPKPAGIDWAAVQPDQYRQIPILRALREDRLADQESE; translated from the coding sequence ATGACAGGCCCGCCCGCCGATCCAAATGCCCACCCGCCTGCGGTGGAATGGGGCGATCGCCATCCCGCCAAAGCCCACCTGCGGATGCAAGTCTGGCAGACCCTCAAGGACAGCGGCGCAGCCCTCCGCAACCCGGTGTGCCATATTCCCCACTTCGTTGGAGCTGATGCCGCCGCTGCCCAACTGGCCGCGCTTCCCGGCTGGCAGCAGGCCCGGGTCGTCAAGTGCAACCCCGACCGTCCCCAAGCCCCCGTGCGGTTGCGGGCGCTGCAAGACGGCAAGCGCCTCTATATGGCCGTGCCGCGCCTCACCCGCCGCCAGTGTTTCGTCGAACTCGACCCGGCCGACTTGCAGCAGCGGGGCATTCCCCTCAAGCAGGTTGCCGCCATGCGTCAGGCGCTCATCCACGGTCGCCTCGTCCGCTTTGAAGAGATGCAGCCCATCGATCTGGTCGTCGTGGGCAGCGTCGCCGCCACAGCCGCGGGCGGGCGCACGGGCAAGGGCGCGGGCTTCGCCGACCTGGAACTGGCGATGCTGCAACAGTTCAACCTGCTAAAGCCCGATACGCAAATCGTCACCACGATCCACGCGCTGCAACTGGTGGACGCAGCCCAACTGCCCGTAGAGCCGCACGACTGGCCGCTGGACTGGGTGATCACGCCAGAAGGGGCGATCGCCACTCGCCACACATTCCCCAAGCCCGCCGGAATTGACTGGGCCGCCGTCCAGCCCGATCAATACCGCCAGATTCCGATTTTGCGGGCGCTGCGAGAAGATCGGTTGGCCGATCAGGAGTCGGAGTGA